DNA from Amorphoplanes friuliensis DSM 7358:
CGGGAGGTGGGCGGCGGCCTACGCCCCGCCGTCCGAAGCCGAAGTGCCGGCCGACCTCCTCGCCGCCATCGCCGCCGTCCCGGCCGCCCAGGCCATGCTGGACGTCCTCACCAAGACCAACAAGTTCGCGCTGATCCACCGCGTCAACGCCGTCAAACGGGCAGAGACCCGCGAACGGAAGATCGGCGAGTTCGTCGCCATGCTCGCCCGCCACGAGACGTTCTACCCCCAGAAGGCCAAGCCACCGACCTTGCCGTGATCAGTCAGCGTTGTGCGTACGGGGCGGCCCATGCGGACCGGTCCGGCGTGTCCAGCCTCTCCAGCTGATCGGCGCTCAACTGCAGCGCCACACCGTCGAATGCACTGTCGAGCTGGTCGAGCTTGCTGCCGCCGAGCATCGGTGTGATGCCACGGCTCAGAAGCCAGGCGAGGACGACCTGACCCCGTGTCGCCCCGACCTCGGAAACCACCACGTCCAGGACCGCGAGCCTGGCCGCGTTCCCCGGGTGGTCGTACACCTCGGCGATGTCCTTGGCCGGATTGTCGTACGCGCCGGACAGCAGCGGTGTGTACGCCCACAGCTCCATCCCGTGCTCGGTGGCGTAGTCGGCCTGTTCGTCACTGAGCACACCGAACCGATGCGAGACACCGGGAGGAAGCGTTCCCGGCCGCGGGCGCAGGTAGGTGGCATTGAGCTGCAACGCGTGGAACGGCTGCACCCCGATCGCCCGGGCGTGTGCACGTCCACGTTCGACCAGCCAGGCCGGATGGTTGGAGACGCCGATCCGGTCCGCGGGCAACGCGGCGAGCGCCTCGACGGTGTCCTCGATGGGCACCGAACGGTCCTCCTGATGCAGCCACAGGAGATCCACCCGGTCGATGCCGAGCCGGTCGAGACTGCCGGCAAACGCCGCCCGCACCGCTTCCGGGGACAACCCTTCACGACGGTCAGGCCACGAACCCGGTTCGAGCGGCTCGGCACCGAGCTTGGTGGCGATCCGTACCCGGTCACGAACCCCGGGCCGCGCCGCGAGCCACCGGCCGAGCACCCGTTCGCTGTCACCTCCGCGACCGGTCTTGCTCGCCCAGAACGAGTAACAGTCAGCGGTATCGATCCAGACACCGCCCCGCTCGACGAACCGGTCGAGCAACGCGAAAGAGGTGTCCTCGTCGATGGTGGTGCCGAACATCATCGCCCCGAGCACGAGCGGAGACAGCGTCGCTTCAGTCATGACGCCGACCCTGGCACCTGGAGCGCACTCCAGATCAAGCGTGCCCTGCATCACACCGCGACGGCCGATCCTGTCATTGACCGTCTCAGACCGGCCGCTTCGCATGGTGCCGGTTGTGTGCTGCGGCGCCGCCCCAAGGACCAGCCTCCGACAAAACCCTGGCTATCTCTCCAGGAGCCAACCAGCGTTGATGGAGAGTCCTGGTCACCCACCCGTGGAGGCGAACCGTGAGCGTCCTCGGCCCTCTGATCGCTCTCGCAGGCGTCCTTCTGGGCGCCGTGCTGTCGTAAGTCTTCTCACGTCGGGGTGAGAGACGGTGGGCTCTCAACCGTGAGTAGAGAGTGCGCCAGCACAACTGGCCGAACGATGAGACCAGCGGAGGCCGGCTTAGACGCGACCACCCGAGATCTCATTACCACGGACAGACGAGCGCTGACGGCGCGCCTAGAACTCACACGCGAGGGGTCGCCGAATTTAACCGTCGCCTACAACCGCCCAAGAAGATCCGTCTTCTTTGATGTGAACTCCTCGTCGGTAAGGATTCCCGAGGCATGGAGCTCACCCAGCCGACGGATTCGGTCAATGATGTCTTCCTTCTCGGTCGCCGACGAAGCAGCCGGAGCAGCCGGCGCTGAGGTAGGAGCAGGTGCGGGCGGAGCGGCAATCGGCCCGGCGGAAAATGCGCCTTTGCTGTTCACCCGGTCCCGGACCATGTCGACGAGTGCCTTGCCCGCATTCTTTTCCACATTCTTGATTTCGGCTTTGTTGCCTGAGGCGAAGATGGTGATCGCGCCCAGCACCATCCCCGCCGACCACTGGATCGACGAAATGCGTTCGATCGGGAAGTCCTCGGACTGCTGCGACATCATGCCGTGGACGACGAACAGCAGTCGTCGGTCCGTCACCACGAGCAGACCGGTTCCCTTGCCGTATTGACCTCCAACCATCCGCTCGACCGTCTCGCCCTCCCAGAGGTAACCTTCCAAGTTCTTTACCTCCCTGCCCGTCCCGAGCGAGGAAGGCATTTGAGCCTTAGCGGCAGCGATATCGGGGCGTAGTGGCGTATCTGCCATGTTGTGAACCTCCGGGAGCGTGATCAGGAAGGTGTCGCCCAGAATGACGAAGTCCTCCCAACATTGGCGATCTTGAGGATACAGGCGAAGGCGGTAGGATCCGAGGCCAACCTGGAGGAAGTCATCCATCATGCGTACTTAGGGCGAGTGCAGAATGAGCGCAACGAGTGGCAACCTCAGCCGAGGCATCCTGGGTTTCGCAGCTTAAGTGGATGATCGCTGTCCAGCGCTGCCTCATTCCTAACCGTGCGTCGATGGCACTCCCTGCTCGCGATTTGATAGGACCGTTGTAGCTACCCAGTTTGGGCTGCGAGACCATTCGGAAGCTGTGTCACCGCTAGGCGTCGGCGCGTACGTAGCCGCCGCACCAGCTCTCCGGGCTGTCGCCGTTGCGGGCCTGGAGGACCTCACTCCACACGATTCATGGGCGACGCACACGAGCTGGGTGGCCGACTCGCACGGCGTGACTGCTGCGCGTCGGCTCAAGCAGGCCAATGCGAGCGTGACGATTAGGCACTACGCCCGTCCGATTGACGAGTGGGACGCCCAGGTTGCGAAGCACCTCGACAAGCTCGGCACGCAACGGCCTTCGGGCACGCAACGGGAACCGAAGCAGGAGACATGGGGCTCATGATCCGGGATCAAGGCTCTGAGCTGACGCGCCCCGCAGGATTTGGACCTGCGACCGACGGATTAGAAGTTCGTTGATCGGCGCCAGAGCGATCCGCGGCTTCTAGGGTGGCGGGGTGCAGAGGGTTGCGTTGGTGACAGGGTCGGTGTCGGGGATCGGGGCGGCCACAGCGCGCCGCCTCGCTGCGGACGGCATGAAGGTTGCTGTTCATTCGCGGGTGAGTCGTGAGGCCGGGATCAGGCTGGCCGAGGAGCTCGGCGGGTCCTACCACCAAGCGGATCTCGCCGACGACGACGCAGCCGCCGGCCTCGTGCCAGAAGTGCTGGATACACACGGCCGGCTCGACGTGCTCGTCAACAACGCCGGCATCAGTTGGCCCGTCCCGCACGACGACCTTGAGGGCCTGACCGCCGCGGATTGGCGGCGGCTGCTCGATGTCAACCTCATCGCGCCCTGGCTGCTCTGCACCGCTGCACTCCCAGCACTGAAGGAAACAAGCGGTTGCATCGTCAATGTGACCAGCCATGCCGGCGTGCGACCGAAGGGCGGTTCGATCGCGTACGCCGCGAGCAAAGCAGCCCTCAACCACGTCACCAAGCTGCTCGCCGCGGCGCTCGGGCCGGAGGTGCGGGTCAATGCTGTTGCGCCCGGGCTCGTCGATACGCCGCTGACGAAAGACTGGACGGCGGCGCAGGAGCTGTGGAAGACCGTGAGTCCGATGCGGCGGGCGGCGAAGCCGCAGGATGTGGCTGATCTGATTGCGATGCTGATCGACCACGACTACGTGACGGGAGAGGTCATTGTGCTGGATGGCGGGCTGAATCTGCGGTGAGGCCGAGCATCGGCGCCGCCGCGTGGCAGCGGGGTGGGTCGCCGAGGATGTCGGTGGAGTCGACGGCCTGGTCGATCGTGCCGGGGAGGCGGCCGATGGGGCCGTCGCGGCGACCGCCGAGACGGTCCAGCAGGGCGCGCAGGTCCGGGTCGGTGATCGCCGTTGTCAGGGCCACGACCAAGCGGTCCGCACCGATCACGCGCACGTCGCGGGTGTAGTACTGGCGCGGTGACGGGTCGATCGGCTCGGCGAGGTTCAGGTCGTTGGTCGCGGCCGCGAGCAGGCTCGCCGCCCGGACCAGCGCGTCCTCCCGCTCCCGCCAGCCGGGCGCCGACAGCGCGGCGGTCAGGAGCGGACCGACCGGCGCGGCCAGGTCCAGACGGGCAAAAGCACTGCCGAGCCACTTCGTGTACGGCGCCCAGCGGCGTTCGATCAGGAAAGCGAGTCTGACGAGTTCGCGGGTGAGGCGGGCTGTCACGAGCCGGGAGCCCAGGTCGTCGCCGACCCCGCCGGTACGCTCGGGGAAAGCTTCCTCCTGCGCGACCTTGAGCCAGCTCGCGGCCAGGGCGTACCGCCACACGTCGTCCGGGTACCAGCGGAGCAGGGACTGGTAGCGGGCGACCTCACCGACGGGGTCGTGGAAGACGGCGCCGGCGGTGAGGGTGGCGAGGACCTGGGTCGGTGTGAGCAGCCAGTCCGCGGGTCGCATGCCCGCGGCCGGGTCGAAGCCGAGGCGCTCGCCGAAGAAGGCGCGGACCGAGGTGAACTCGGCGCCCGGGGGTGCCGGGGCCGGCGGGTCGACGCCGCGGGGCAGGAAGATCTGGACCCGGGGGTCGAAGTCGTGGTCGGTTGAGACCTCGTCGTCGAAGCCCAGGACCTCCGAGCCGGCACCGAGCAGGGCAGCCGCGTGCGGCCGTCCGCCCAGCGACGGGCGGACGGCCTCCTCGTAGAGGCGCCGGGACAGCGCGATCCCGTGCACGGCTCAGTAGCGGCAGCGCAGGACGACCATGGTGTGGCCGCCGACGTCGAGCTTGCCGCCGGCTTTCACCGTGCGCTTGCGGGCCAGCAGCAGGGGGTCGCCCGTGTGCACCACCGGCTCCCAGCCCCGGCCGTACGAGCGGGGTGGCAGGGTGAAGGTGACCTCGTCGGCGAGCGGGTTGAACAGCACGAGGAACGAGTCGTCGACGATCGGGTCGCCCAGAGCGCCGCGTTCCGGGATGCCGTGGCCGTTGAGGAACACGGTCATGGTCATGCCCGACTGGGCACCCCAGTCCTCGCCGGTCATCGGCTCGCCGTCACGGCGCAGCCAGGCGATGTCGGGGACCTTCGTGTCGGGTACGGGCTCACCGGTGAAGAACCGCCGGCGCCGGAAGATCGGGTGGTCGGCGCGGAGCTTGGTCAGCCGGGCGGTGAACAACGTCAGGACGTCGTGGTGGCGGGCGTCCTCCCAGTCGATCCAGCTGAGTTCGCTGTCCTGGGCGTACACGTTGTTGTTGCCCTGCTGGGTGCGGCTGAGCTCGTCGCCGTGGGCGACCATCGGCACGCCCTGCGACAGCAGGAGCGTGGCGAGGAAGTTGCGCTTCTGCCGTTCGCGCAGCTGGACGACCTCGGCGTCGTCGGTCGGGCCCTCGATGCCGCCGTTCCACGAGCGGTTGTGGCTCTCGCCGTCGCGGTTGTCCTCGCCGTTGGCGTCGTTGTGCTTCTCGTTGTACGACACCAGGTCGTTGAGCGTGAATCCGTCGTGCGCCGTGACGAAGTTGATCGACGCGATGGGACGGCGCCCGTCGATCTCGTACAGGTCGGAGGAGCCGGTGAAGCGGGAGGCGAACTCGCCGAGGCTGGCCGGCTCGCCGCGCCAGAAGTCGCGGACGGAGTCGCGGTACTTGCCGTTCCACTCGGTCCACAGCGGCGGGAAGCCGCCGACCTGGTAGCCGCCGTCGCCGACGTCCCACGGCTCGGCGATCAGCTTGACCTGCGACACGACGGGGTCCTGGTTGACCAGGTCGAAGAACGCGGCGAGCCGGTTGACCTCGTGGAACTCGCGGGCCAGCGCCGACGCGAGGTCGAAGCGGAAACCGTCGACGTGCATCTCGGTCACCCAGTAGCGCAACGAGTCCATGATCAGTCGCAGCGACTCGTGGTGCCGGACGTTGAGGCTGTTGCCGGTGCCGGTGGTGTCGTAGTAGTACTGCTTGTTGTCGTCGACGAGCCGGTAGTACGCGGGGTTGTCGATGCCGCGGAACGACAGCGTCGGCCCGAGGTGGTTGCCCTCGGCGGTGTGGTTGTAGACCACGTCGAGGATGACCTCGATGCCGGCCGCGTGCAGGGCCTTGACCATCGACTTGAACTCCTGCACCTGGCCGCCGCGGCCCCCGAACGACGAGTAGTCGTTGTGCGGCGCAAAGAAGCCGATGGTGTTGTAACCCCAGTAGTTCGACAGGCCCCGCTCGATCAGGCCGCTGTCGTGCACGAACTGGTGGACCGGCATCAACTCGACGGCAGTCACCCCGAGGTCCTTGAAATGCTTGATCATCTCGGGGTGGGCCAGACCGGAGTAGGTGCCGCGCACGTCCTCGGGGATGGCCGGGTGCTGCGCGGTCATGCCCTTGACGTGCGCCTCGTAGATCACCGTTTCGTGGAACGGGATGCGCAGCGGCCGGTCGTTGGCCCAGTCGAAGAACGGACTGATCACGACCGAGCGCATCGCGTACGGGGCGGAGTCGGCGGAGTTCAGGCTGTCCGGGTCACCGAAGTGGTACGAGAACAGCGCGTTGTTCCACTCGTTGTGCCCCTCGATCGCCTTCGCGTACGGGTCGAGCAGCAGCTTGGCCGGGTTGCAGCGCAGCCCCGCCGCCGGGTCGTACGGCCCGTGGACGCGGTACCCGTACCGCTGGCCGGGGACGATCCGGGGCAGGTAGCCGTGCCAGACCAGCGCCTCGCGTTCGGGCAGGTCGATCCGGGTCTCGGTGCCGTCGTCGTCGAAGAGGCAGAGCTCGACGCGATCGGCGACCTCGGAGAACAGTGCAAAGTTCGTGCCGCCGCCGTCGTACGTGGCGCCGAGCGGGTAGGGGTTCCCCGGCCAGATTTTCATGCCTGCCATCACACCAGGCCGGAGCCGGTTCGGCAGCACAGGGTGACGTGGCGTGTGTCTCCGGCCGGAAAAGTTTGTCGGCCGGTCGCGCTGGAGAAGCGGTCGCAGCGGTAGAAAGGACCTGATGACCGAGCTCAGCCCCCGCCGCCGCCAGGTGATCCTCGCGATCTGCTGCATGAGCCTGTTCATCGTCGGGCTCGACGTCACGATCGTGAACATCGCCCTGCCCTCCATGCGCACCGACCTGGACGCGTCGGTCTCCGGGCTGCAGTGGGTGCTCGACGCGTACACGCTGGTCCTGGCGAGCCTGCTCATCCTGTCCGGGTCGACCGCGGACCGGGTCGGCCGGCGCCGGACCTTCCAGACCGGGCTGGCGCTCTTCACGGCCGGATCGCTGCTGTGCAGCATCGCGCCCAGCCTCACCTGGCTGATCGTCTTCCGGATGGTGCAGGCCGTCGGCGGCTCGATGCTCAACCCGGTCGCTATGTCGATCATCACGAACACCTTCACCGAGCCCCGGGAACGCGCTCGGGCGATCGGCGTCTGGGGTGGTGTGGTCGGCCTCAGCATGGCCCTCGGGCCGGTCCTCGGCGGTGTCCTGGTCGCCTCGCTGGGCTGGCGGTCGATCTTCTGGATCAACGTGCCGGTCGGCCTGGCCGCGATCGTGCTGGCCGCCCTCTTCGTGCCCGAGTCCCGGGCCGGTCATCCGCGCCGCATCGACCCCGTGGGGCAGGTGCTGGTGCTGCTCGTGCTCGCCTCGGTCACGTACGGGATCATCGAGGGACCGGTCGCGGGCTGGGAGTCGCCGCTCATCATCGGCTGTTTTGCCGTCACGGTCCTGGCCCTGCTCACGCTGCTGAGCTACGAGCGACGGCGGGCCGAACCCCTGCTGGAGCTGCGGTTCTTCCGCAGCGTGCCGTTCTCCGGCGCGACCGTGATCGCCGTGTGCGCCTTCGGTGCGCTCGGCGGCTTCCTGTTCCTCAACACGCTCTACCTCCAGGACGTCCGCGACCTGTCCCCCCTGCACGCGGGTCTCTGGACCCTGCCGATGGCAGCGGCCACGGCGGTGGTCGCGCCGCTGTCGGGCCGGATCGTCGGAGCGCGCGGGCCGCGCCTGCCGCTGATCCTGGCCGGCACCGCCATCGCGCTGGCGATGCTGCCGCTGACCCAGCTGACCACGACCACCCCGGTGTGGCTGCTCTTCACGGCCTACCTGCTGTTCGGTTTCGGCTTCGGCATGGTCAACGCGCCGATCACCAACACCGCGGTCTCCGGCATGCCCCGCGCCCAGGCCGGCGTGGCGGCCGCCATCGCCTCGACCAGCCGTCAGGTCGGCGGCTCCCTGGGCGTCGCGGTCGTGGGCGCGGCGGTCGTCTCGGGCCTCGACGGCTCCGAGGCGTCCCACTTCGCCGCGGCCAGCCGGACCGGCTGGTGGATCCTCTTCGGCTGCGGCGTGGCGGTCCTCGTCCTCGGCCTGGTGACAACCGGTAGCCGGGCCCGCGCCACGGCCGTGACCGAAGTACCGTCGGTCGTCTGATGACCAGCGACCAGCCCGGCGTGACCGGGATCTTCGACGAGGCGGCCCCGGCCTACGACCGGGTGGGCGTCGACTTCTTCACGCCGATGGGCGCCGAGCTCGTGCGGCGAGCCGGGATCAGGCCCGGTGACAACGTTCTGGACGTCGGCTGCGGGCGCGGCGCCGTGCTCGTCCCCGCCGCGGCTGCCGCCGGTCCGGCGGGCCGGGTGATCGGGACCGATCTGGCGCCGGCCATGGTGGCGCTGACCGCCGAGGCGGTGGCGGACCTGCCGACCGTGAGCGTGCAGGCCGGTGACGCTCAGGCCCCGGACTTCCCCGCGGGATCGTTCGACGTCATCACGGCTGGGCTGGTGCTGTTCTTCCTCCCGGACCCGGCCGCCGCGCTGGCGGCCTACCGGGAGCTGCTGCGGCCGGGCGGGCGGCTGGCCTTCAGTTCGTTCGCCGCCTACGACCCGCTCTATCCCGAAGCGATGAAGGCTCTCGCCGCGCACGCCGTCGATGCGCCTCCGCCGAGGGACGCCGGCGGGATCTTCCGGTCCGAGGAGACCCTGCGCGCGGCTCTCACCGCTTGGGCGGAGGTCCAGGTCACCGAGTTCCGGCAGGTCAGCCGGTACGCCGGAGGGCAGCAGTGGTTCGACTGGGTCGACTCGCACGGCGGACGGCAGCTGACCCGGCTCATCCCGGCCGATCGCAGGGCCGCCGCGGCAGCCGACGCGGAGGCGGTGCTGGCGTCGACGCGTACCCCGGACGGTTCTCTGGAGCTGACGACCACGATCCGGATCGTCGTGGCGGGGCGGTGAGCGGGCCCGTCCTGATCGTGGTCAGTGGCGAGCCCGGCAGCGGGAAGACGACCCTGGCGCACGCGCTGGCCCGCGAGCTGGGCTGCCCGGCGATCTGCCGTGACGAGATCCGTGAGGGTGTGGTCCGCGCCGGTACGCCGGATCCGGGCATGCTGCACACCTTCGAGACGTTCTTCGAGGTCCTGACCGTGCTGGCGCGGGCCGGCGTCACCACGGTGGCGGAGGCCGCCTTCCAGGACAAGCTGTGGCGGCCGCGGCTCGAGACCCTGAGCGGCCTGATCGGCATCCGCGTGGTCCGGTGCACGGTACGGCCCGAGGTCTCGCGGGACCGGATCGTGCAGCGGATGGGGCACTCGGCGAACCGGGCGGCTCACGACGACGCCGGGCTGCTGCGCAAGCTCGAGGCGGGTGAGAACACCTGGCAGCCGATCACCCTGCCGGTGCCGGCGCTGACGGTCGACACCACTGACGGCTACTCCCCCGGGCTGGCGGAGATCGTCGCCTTCAGCAGCTGAGCAGGCCCGGGACGGCTTCGCCCCCGAACTGGGCGAGCAGGCGGTGGACGGGCGGGCGCGCCGCGGTGATGCGCAGGCGGCCACCGGCGCGTCGGCCGGCGTCC
Protein-coding regions in this window:
- a CDS encoding aldo/keto reductase — protein: MTEATLSPLVLGAMMFGTTIDEDTSFALLDRFVERGGVWIDTADCYSFWASKTGRGGDSERVLGRWLAARPGVRDRVRIATKLGAEPLEPGSWPDRREGLSPEAVRAAFAGSLDRLGIDRVDLLWLHQEDRSVPIEDTVEALAALPADRIGVSNHPAWLVERGRAHARAIGVQPFHALQLNATYLRPRPGTLPPGVSHRFGVLSDEQADYATEHGMELWAYTPLLSGAYDNPAKDIAEVYDHPGNAARLAVLDVVVSEVGATRGQVVLAWLLSRGITPMLGGSKLDQLDSAFDGVALQLSADQLERLDTPDRSAWAAPYAQR
- a CDS encoding PH domain-containing protein, which gives rise to MDDFLQVGLGSYRLRLYPQDRQCWEDFVILGDTFLITLPEVHNMADTPLRPDIAAAKAQMPSSLGTGREVKNLEGYLWEGETVERMVGGQYGKGTGLLVVTDRRLLFVVHGMMSQQSEDFPIERISSIQWSAGMVLGAITIFASGNKAEIKNVEKNAGKALVDMVRDRVNSKGAFSAGPIAAPPAPAPTSAPAAPAASSATEKEDIIDRIRRLGELHASGILTDEEFTSKKTDLLGRL
- a CDS encoding SDR family NAD(P)-dependent oxidoreductase, whose protein sequence is MQRVALVTGSVSGIGAATARRLAADGMKVAVHSRVSREAGIRLAEELGGSYHQADLADDDAAAGLVPEVLDTHGRLDVLVNNAGISWPVPHDDLEGLTAADWRRLLDVNLIAPWLLCTAALPALKETSGCIVNVTSHAGVRPKGGSIAYAASKAALNHVTKLLAAALGPEVRVNAVAPGLVDTPLTKDWTAAQELWKTVSPMRRAAKPQDVADLIAMLIDHDYVTGEVIVLDGGLNLR
- a CDS encoding DUF4037 domain-containing protein, translated to MHGIALSRRLYEEAVRPSLGGRPHAAALLGAGSEVLGFDDEVSTDHDFDPRVQIFLPRGVDPPAPAPPGAEFTSVRAFFGERLGFDPAAGMRPADWLLTPTQVLATLTAGAVFHDPVGEVARYQSLLRWYPDDVWRYALAASWLKVAQEEAFPERTGGVGDDLGSRLVTARLTRELVRLAFLIERRWAPYTKWLGSAFARLDLAAPVGPLLTAALSAPGWREREDALVRAASLLAAATNDLNLAEPIDPSPRQYYTRDVRVIGADRLVVALTTAITDPDLRALLDRLGGRRDGPIGRLPGTIDQAVDSTDILGDPPRCHAAAPMLGLTADSARHPAQ
- the glgX gene encoding glycogen debranching protein GlgX — protein: MKIWPGNPYPLGATYDGGGTNFALFSEVADRVELCLFDDDGTETRIDLPEREALVWHGYLPRIVPGQRYGYRVHGPYDPAAGLRCNPAKLLLDPYAKAIEGHNEWNNALFSYHFGDPDSLNSADSAPYAMRSVVISPFFDWANDRPLRIPFHETVIYEAHVKGMTAQHPAIPEDVRGTYSGLAHPEMIKHFKDLGVTAVELMPVHQFVHDSGLIERGLSNYWGYNTIGFFAPHNDYSSFGGRGGQVQEFKSMVKALHAAGIEVILDVVYNHTAEGNHLGPTLSFRGIDNPAYYRLVDDNKQYYYDTTGTGNSLNVRHHESLRLIMDSLRYWVTEMHVDGFRFDLASALAREFHEVNRLAAFFDLVNQDPVVSQVKLIAEPWDVGDGGYQVGGFPPLWTEWNGKYRDSVRDFWRGEPASLGEFASRFTGSSDLYEIDGRRPIASINFVTAHDGFTLNDLVSYNEKHNDANGEDNRDGESHNRSWNGGIEGPTDDAEVVQLRERQKRNFLATLLLSQGVPMVAHGDELSRTQQGNNNVYAQDSELSWIDWEDARHHDVLTLFTARLTKLRADHPIFRRRRFFTGEPVPDTKVPDIAWLRRDGEPMTGEDWGAQSGMTMTVFLNGHGIPERGALGDPIVDDSFLVLFNPLADEVTFTLPPRSYGRGWEPVVHTGDPLLLARKRTVKAGGKLDVGGHTMVVLRCRY
- a CDS encoding MFS transporter — its product is MTELSPRRRQVILAICCMSLFIVGLDVTIVNIALPSMRTDLDASVSGLQWVLDAYTLVLASLLILSGSTADRVGRRRTFQTGLALFTAGSLLCSIAPSLTWLIVFRMVQAVGGSMLNPVAMSIITNTFTEPRERARAIGVWGGVVGLSMALGPVLGGVLVASLGWRSIFWINVPVGLAAIVLAALFVPESRAGHPRRIDPVGQVLVLLVLASVTYGIIEGPVAGWESPLIIGCFAVTVLALLTLLSYERRRAEPLLELRFFRSVPFSGATVIAVCAFGALGGFLFLNTLYLQDVRDLSPLHAGLWTLPMAAATAVVAPLSGRIVGARGPRLPLILAGTAIALAMLPLTQLTTTTPVWLLFTAYLLFGFGFGMVNAPITNTAVSGMPRAQAGVAAAIASTSRQVGGSLGVAVVGAAVVSGLDGSEASHFAAASRTGWWILFGCGVAVLVLGLVTTGSRARATAVTEVPSVV
- a CDS encoding class I SAM-dependent methyltransferase, with amino-acid sequence MTSDQPGVTGIFDEAAPAYDRVGVDFFTPMGAELVRRAGIRPGDNVLDVGCGRGAVLVPAAAAAGPAGRVIGTDLAPAMVALTAEAVADLPTVSVQAGDAQAPDFPAGSFDVITAGLVLFFLPDPAAALAAYRELLRPGGRLAFSSFAAYDPLYPEAMKALAAHAVDAPPPRDAGGIFRSEETLRAALTAWAEVQVTEFRQVSRYAGGQQWFDWVDSHGGRQLTRLIPADRRAAAAADAEAVLASTRTPDGSLELTTTIRIVVAGR
- a CDS encoding AAA family ATPase, which encodes MSGPVLIVVSGEPGSGKTTLAHALARELGCPAICRDEIREGVVRAGTPDPGMLHTFETFFEVLTVLARAGVTTVAEAAFQDKLWRPRLETLSGLIGIRVVRCTVRPEVSRDRIVQRMGHSANRAAHDDAGLLRKLEAGENTWQPITLPVPALTVDTTDGYSPGLAEIVAFSS